In a single window of the Jaculus jaculus isolate mJacJac1 chromosome 9, mJacJac1.mat.Y.cur, whole genome shotgun sequence genome:
- the Tsen54 gene encoding tRNA-splicing endonuclease subunit Sen54 has protein sequence MEPEAEPATVEVPAGRVLSASELLAARSRSQKLPQRSHGPKDFLPDGSAAQAERLRRCRQELWQLLAEERVERLGSLVAAEWRPDDGFVELKSPAGKFWQTMGFSEQGKQRLHPEEALYLLECGSIQLFYQDLPLSIQEAYQLLLSETEDALTFLQYQVFSHLKRLGYVVRRFQPSSVLSPYERQLNLDGYAQCLEDGTGKRKRSASCRSVKKAKLPEDILPPVRLEATSPPACDQNSQCPEEKPQESSPRKGSRVPFQLQGSPEPCPDVAREDLGCVQESDQVENGIKGASKPRWNFDQIAFPNMASDSRHTLLPAPAPELLPANVTGRGTDANSWCQKLNQRKEKLSRREREQHAVAQHFREDVNADPEVRRCSGWREYKELLQRRQLQKSQHRPPHLWGQPVTPLLNPDQADSPAMVLQQISVLQTTHLADGGAGLLERPRGLQISFDVYQADAVATFRKNNPGKPYARMCISGFDEPVPDFCSLKRLSYQSGDVPLIFAVVDHGDISFYSFREFTLPTDLEH, from the exons ATGGAGCCCGAAGCCGAGCCCGCCACGGTGGAGGTTCCCGCAGGACGCGTGCTCAG TGCCTCGGAGCTCCTCGCCGCCCGCTCGCGCTCGCAGAAACTGCCCCAGCGGTCGCATGGCCCCAAGGACTTCCTTCCCGACGGCTCGGCGGCCCAGGCCGAGCGGCTGCGCCGGTGTCGCCAGGAGCTCTGGCAGCTGCTGGCCGAGGAGCGCGTGGAGCGCCT GGGCAGCTTGGTGGCCGCCGAGTGGAGACCCGACGACGGTTTTGTGGAGTTGAAGTCTCCTGCG GGGAAGTTCTGGCAGACCATGGGCTTCTCGGAGCAAGGGAAACAGCGGCTTCATCCTGAAGAAGCCTTGTATCTACTGGAGTGT GGCTCTATTCAGCTCTTCTACCAAGACCTGCCACTGTCTATCCAGGAGGCCTACCAGTTGCTGCTGTCTGAGACAGAAGATGCCTTGACTTTCCTACAGTACCAG GTCTTCAGCCACCTGAAGAGACTGGGATATGTGGTTCGTCGATTCCAGCCAAG CTCCGTCCTGTCCCCTTATGAGAGGCAGCTTAACTTGGACGGCTATGCCCAGTGCCTGGAGGATGGGACTGGCAAGAGGAAGAGGAGTGCCAGCTGTCG GTCTGTTAAGAAGGCCAAGCTCCCGGAGGACATCCTGCCACCCGTAAGACTGGAGGCCACCAGCCCACCTGCCTGCGACCAGAACAGCCAGTGCCCAGAGGAGAAACCCCAGGAGTCAAGCCCGAGAAAGGGCTCAAGGGTCCCTTTTCAGCTGCAGGGGTCGCCAGAGCCCTGCCCTGATGTGGCCAGGGAGGATTTGGGATGTGTCCAGGAGAGTGACCAAGTAGAGAATGGAATCAAGGGGGCTTCTAAGCCTCGCTGGAACTTTGACCAGATTGCCTTCCCTAATATGGCTTCAGATAGTCGCCATACCCTCCTACCTGCCCCAGCCCCAGAGCTGCTCCCAGCCAATGTCACTGGACGGGGGACAGATGCCAATTCTTGGTGCCAGAAGCTGAACCAGCGCAAGGAGAAGCTGTCCCGGCGGGAGCGGGAGCAGCATGCAGTGGCCCAGCACTTCCGGGAGGATGTGAACGCAGACCCTGAGGTGCGGCGCTGCTCCGGCTGGCGGGAGTACAAGGAGCTGTTGCAGAGGCGGCAGCTGCAGAAGAGCCAGCATCGCCCTCCACACCTGTGGGGCCAGCCTGTCACCCCCTTGCTGAACCCTGACCAAGCAGACTCCCCAG CCATGGTCCTTCAGCAGATCTCTGTGCTGCAGACAACACACCTTGCTGATGGAGGTGCTGG GTTGCTGGAGAGGCCTAGAGGCTTGCAGATCAGCTTCGATGTGTACCAGGCTGACGCTGTGGCCACATTCCGAAAGAACAACCCTGGCAAGCCCTATGCCCGCATGTGCATTAGTGG ATTTGATGAGCCTGTCCCGGACTTCTGTAGCCTCAAGAGGCTGTCCTACCAGAGCGGGGACGTGCCCCTGATCTTTGCGGTGGTGGATCACGGTGACATCTCCTTCTATAGCTTCAGAGAGTTCACACTACCTACGGATCTGGAGCACTGA